GATGTGGCCAAGGAGGCGGCGGTTAAGGCGGAAAGGGAGATGATACTGAGAGCGCTGCATGGAACGAACTGGAACAAGAAAAAGGCGGCTGATCTTCTACAAATAAGCTATAAGGCACTGTTGTACAAGATCAAGGAATGCGGAATAGAGAAATAGAGGAGAGATATGATGAAAAAAGCTCTACTGATGATGGGACTTTTTCTTTGTTTGCCTTTTGTCTCTATAGCAGCGGATGCAAACTATATCATTGGAGAGTCGGACAGTCTTGATATATCCATATGGGGTGAGCAGAATCTGTCAAGACAGATTACGGTAAGGCCGGACGGTCTTATCTCGCTCCCTTTGATTGGAGAAATAAAGGCTGACGGGAAAACACCGGTTGAACTACAGATGGAAATTCAACAGGCTCTTTCCAAATTCATAAAAGATCCGAAATGTGTCGTAATTGTTCTTGATCCGAAGAGCAAGCAGGTCTATGTCGACGGGCAGGTTATAAATCCCGGACAGTTCACCCTGGATAAAGACATCTACTTGTCGCAGATAATTTCTCTAGCGGGCGGTTTTACCGAGTGGGCAAGAAGTGGCTCAATAACAATACTGAGGACCGAAGGCGACAAACGGATACCGATCAAGGCAGACTACAATAAAATAATCAAAGGCAAAAGACCGGATATTAAACTGATGCCGGGAGATACGATAGTTGTGCCGTGAGAAGATGCCTGTTCCGAAGCATTCTGCTGACAGTATGCCTTATCACGCCAGCATCAGCAGCATTTGCCTTGAGCTGGGAGGTCCATCCGGGCGTACTTGCATCATGCATGTATTCTGATAATTACTTCGGTGTATCAAATTTTCAAAATCCCCAGAGTGATACAACATATAATGTCGGACCGACACTGGATTTTAAAATTGCATCCCAGAGGATTGCTTTCAACTTTTCCGGATATGCTACAAAGGAATATCATAAACGGAATACCAATGATGATTCCGATGAAGCATTCATTGAATCAGAATTGAACCTTACAGGAAACACGCAGCTGATGAATCTTAACTATTCATACAGGAGAACCACCCAAAGGCAATCACTCGATATGACATGGGGAGAATATACCTATAATATAGGTGTTGCGGAATACAGAAAGAATTTTTCCGACACGGATTCGGTCAGCCTCAGGTATACGATAGAGCAGGATTATGCACCTGATGATCCTGTTACTTCGGTTTCAAACGACCTGAAAATCAACAGCGGGGAGATGGTTATTGAATACAACCCGACACAGAGAAACGAGCTGGACCTTTCTGCAAGGGTACGCGACTATAAATATGACAGTTACCTTCGAGACAACATTCTGACAGTTGTTACAGACGGGATATGGATGTACGGCCTTTCACGAAATCTTAGGGCAGGTCTTGAAGCGGCATATACTGTAAACAGTCCTTCAAGGGACCCCAATAGCGATATATATGAGGGTTTTTTAAGGGCTGATTATAGATTAACTCATTATATCACTCTATATGCAAAGGCCGGATATTCATGTCTGAA
The Desulfomonilia bacterium DNA segment above includes these coding regions:
- a CDS encoding polysaccharide biosynthesis/export family protein codes for the protein MKKALLMMGLFLCLPFVSIAADANYIIGESDSLDISIWGEQNLSRQITVRPDGLISLPLIGEIKADGKTPVELQMEIQQALSKFIKDPKCVVIVLDPKSKQVYVDGQVINPGQFTLDKDIYLSQIISLAGGFTEWARSGSITILRTEGDKRIPIKADYNKIIKGKRPDIKLMPGDTIVVP